A region from the Brassica napus cultivar Da-Ae chromosome C8, Da-Ae, whole genome shotgun sequence genome encodes:
- the LOC106405360 gene encoding protein SPIRRIG isoform X1: MKWSTLLKDIKEKVGLAQSPDSATADAFPVDLTAPSSPLSTTHAGESSRSDFNSSPSREHHELELDFKRSWEEFRSSSSEKEKEAALNLTVDTFCRLVKRNANIDQLVTMLVETHIFSFVIGRAFVTDIEKLKIGSKTRSLDVERILRFFSDVTKEGFSPGANLLTAVEVLVSGPIDKQSLLDSGIFCCLIHVFSALLAYDELSKSKTNDLEEKSVDKDAGYKVLQTRRLEVEGSIVHIMKGLASNPSAAQSLIEDDSLESLFNMVANGAVIVFSQYKKGLVPLHSIQLHRHAMQILGLLLVNDNGSTSRYIRKHHLVKVLLMAVKDFDPDCGDSAYTMGIVDLLLECVELSYRPEAGGVRLREDIRNAHGYHFLVQFALVLSSSPKNQTFVSTSSSIDQYSGSDGSEVFPDGGNTKSRENADSSSEKFSPSLSRLLDVLVTLAQTGPAEPSISRASRSSQTKPTGHSRSPTPSVDSIYDETWEQGSSKVKDLEAVQMLQDIFLKAENKDLQAEVLNRMFKIFSSHVENYRLCQELRTVPLLVLNMAGFPSSLQDIILKILEYAVTVVNCVPEQELLSLCCLLQQPITSQLKQTILSFFVKLISFDQQYKKVLREVGVLEVLQDDLKQHKLLMGPDQYSGVSNNSDRKPSAGSFKKHLDTKDAIISSPKLMESGSGKLPVFEVDDTITVGWDCLISLLKKAEANQASFRAANGVTIILPFLISDAHRTGVLRVLSCLITEDTKQVHHEELGAVVDLLKSGMVTSISGHQYKLHDDAKCDTMGALWRIVGVNSSAQRVFGEATGFSLLLTTLHTFQGNKENMDESDLMVYIKLFKYLFRLMTAAVCENALNRMKLHAVITSQTFYDLLVESGLLCVELERQVIQLLLELALEVVVPPFLTSESTASAATTESEKTTFIVTTPSGQFNPDKERIYNAGAVRVLIRSLLLFSPKMQLELLNLLECLARASPFNQENLTSVGCVELLLEIIYPFLPGSSPFLSYALKIVKILGAYRLSPSELRMLFRYVLQMRIMNSGHAIVGMMEKLIIMEDTALENLSLAPFVEMDMSKTGHASVQVSLGERSWPPAAGYSFVCWFQFRNFLTTQEKEPEASKFGTSSKKRTLTAQQHERNIFRMFSVSAVSNESPFYAELYFQEDGILTLATSNSSSLSFSGLEIEEGRWHHLAVVHSKPNALAGLFQASVATVYLDGKLRHTGKLGYSPSPVGKSLQVVVGTPATCARVSDLTWRTRSCYLFEEVLTSGCIGFMYILGRGYKGLFQDADLLRFVPNQACGGGSMAILDSLDSDLTSLPNGQKVDGSNRQGDSSADGSGIVWDLERLGNLSFQLPGKKLIFAFDGTCSEFIRASGSFSLLNLVDPLSAAASPIGGIPRFGRLVGNVCICRQNVIGDTIRPVGGMAVVLAFVEAAESRDMLHMALSLLACALHQNPQNVKDMQTIRGYHLLALFLRPKMTLFDMPSLEIFFQIAACEALFSEPKKLESGQSHINMTHTEAVFENSYEDLGLSRFRCESSSVGSHGDMDDFSLPKDSISHLSEFETDIPVETSNCIVLSNADMIEHVLLDWTLWVTSPISIQIALLGFLENLVSMHWYRNHNLTILRRINLVEHLLVTLQRGDVEVPVLEKLVVLLGCILEDGFLSAELENVVRFVIMTFNPPEVKSRSSLLRESMGKHVIVRNMLLEMLIDLQVTIKAEELLELWHKIVSSKLVTYFLDEAVHPTSMRWIMTLLGVSLASSPNFSLKFRTSGGYQALMRVLENFYDSPDIYYILFCLIFGKPVHPRLPEVRMLDFHALVPNDGSHVELKFIDLLDSVVGMARSTYDRLIMQSMLAHQSGNLSQVSASLVAELVEGAEMTGELQGEALMHKTYAARLMGGEASAPAAATSVLRFMVDLSKICPQFSAACRRADFVENCADLYFSCVRAAYAVKMAKQLSVKAEEKHTNDDDNGSQGTLFSLPHNQDKSAKTSISAGSFPQGQVSLSSEEMPLSANYVVRDKMENILTPPPQDASKLFQGVEDVKKQEGNHVGHASTSSEKDFHDRKGNASQVQATDSQSSASFPMIESPLLSEKSGLKVSFTPSPSPVVALASWLGSNYNESKSSTVGSPSLESYVSVNEVDASSERKSGSHGSSAVSAFFTVSPKLLLEIDETGYGGGPCSAGASAVLDFMAEVLADLVTEQVKAVPVLESILEMVPFYVDPESVLVFQGLCLSRVMNYLERRLLRDDEEDEKKLDKTKWSANLDTFCWMIVDRVYMGAFPHPTGVLRALEFLLSMLQLANKDGRVEGVFPSGKGLLSLGRATRQLDAYVHSILKNTNRMILYCFLPSFLITIGEEELLSQLGLLVESKKRPSPNPAVDEHGIDISTVLQLLVANRRIIFCPSNLDTDLNCCLCVNLISLVLDQRKSVQNMSLDIVKYLLVHRRSALEDLLVTKPNQGQNFDVLHGGFDKLLTGNLPEFFKWLESSEKIINKVLEQCAAIMWVQYIAGSAKFPGVRIKGMESRRKREMGRKSRDMSKLDLKHWDQLNERRYALEVLRDAMSTELRVVRQNKYGWILHAESEWQTHLQQLVHERGIFPMRKSNGSEDPEWQLCPIEGPYRMRKKLERCKLKIDSMQNVLDGKLELGEIELPKAKNEDEQIISDTDSDPAFLLSELYDESFLKESDDFKDVASARNGWNDDRASSTNEASLHSALDFGAKSSTASVPITDNTHAKSETGSPRHSSSAKMDDTKGPEEKSEKELNDDGEYLIRPYLEHLEKIRFRYNCERVVDLDKHDGIFLIGEFCLYVIENFYIDDDGCICEKECEDELSVIDQALGVKKDVSGSLDFQSKSSTSWTTAVKSGAVGGRAWAYGGGAWGKEKMGTTGNLPHPWRMWKLDNVHEILKRDYQLRPVAIEIFSMDGCNDLLVFHKKEREEVFKNLVAMNLPRNSMLDTTISGSAKQESNEGSRLFRLMANSFSKRWQNGEISNFHYLMHLNTLAGRGYSDLTQYPVFPWVLADYDSESLDLSDPKTFRKLHKPMGCQTPEGEEEFRKRYESWDDPEVPKFHYGSHYSSAGIVLFYLIRLPPFSAENQKLQGGQFDHADRLFNSIKETWLSASGKGNTSDVKELIPEFFYMPEFLENRFSLDLGEKQSGERVGEVFLPPWARGSVREFILKHREALESDYVSENLHHWIDLIFGYKQRGKAAEEAVNVFYHYTYEGNVDIDAVTDPAMKASILAQINHFGQTPKQLFQKPHVKRRTDRKIPLHPLKHSTHLVPHETRKCSSSISQIITLHDKVLVAGANCFLKPSGYTKYITWGFPDRSLRFMSYDQDKLLSTHENLHESNQIQCAGVSHDGRIVVTGAEDGLVCVWRVSKDGPRGSRRLRLEKALCAHTATVTCLRVSQPYMMIASGSDDCTVIIWDLSSLSFVRQLPNFPVPITAIYINDLTGEIVTAAGTVLAVWSINGDCLAVANTSQLPSDSVLSVTGSTSSDWLETAWYVTGHQSGAVKIWRMIHCTDPLSAESKTSSSNRTGGLNLGDQVPEYKLILHKVLKFHKQAVTALHLTSDLKQLLSGDSAGQLLSWTLPDETLRASMKQASLKQASMKQAS; the protein is encoded by the exons ATGAAATGGTCAACATTGCTTAAGGACATCAAGGAGAAGGTCGGTTTAGCTCAATCCCCTGACTCCGCAACCGCCGATGCTTTTCCCGTTGACCTAACTGCTCCCTCATCCCCTCTATCTACTACTCACGCCGGCGAGTCTTCTCGCAGTGacttcaactcatctccttcGAG AGAACACCATGAATTGGAACTGGACTTCAAGAGGTCATGGGAAGAGTTCCGTTCTTCAAGCTCTGAAAAG GAGAAGGAAGCCGCCTTGAATCTCACCGTGGATACGTTTTGTAGATTAGTGAAGCGGAATGCTAATATAGATCAATTAGTTACAAT GTTAGTAGAAACACATATATTCTCTTTTGTCATTGGGAGAGCATTTGTGACAGATATTGAAAAGTTGAAGATCGGAAGCAAGACAAGGTCATTGGATGTAGAGAGAATATTAAGGTTCTTTTCAGATGTCACCAAG GAGGGATTTAGTCCTGGTGCGAACCTTTTGACTGCTGTTGAAGTACTTGTATCTggg CCAATCGATAAACAATCTCTACTGGATTCTGGGATATTCTGCTGTCTTATACACGTTTTCAGTGCGCTTCTAGCATATGATGAACTAAGCAAAAGTAAAACAAATGATTTGGAAGAGAAATCAGTGGACAAAGATGCTGGATATAAAGTACTTCAGACTAGACGACTTGAG GTGGAGGGTAGTATTGTACATATTATGAAAGGATTAGCAAGCAATCCTTCTGCCGCTCAGAGTTTGATTGAAGATGACTCTCTTGAGTCGCTTTTCAATATGGTTGCCAATGGCGCCGTTATTGTCTTCTCTCAGTATAAAAAAGGCCTAGTCCCTCTCCATAGCATTCAGCTTCACAGACATGCAATGCAG ATCCTTGGACTTCTTCTAGTCAATGACAATGGGAGCACATCAAGATATATACGCAAGCACCATCTG GTAAAGGTTCTTTTGATGGCTGTCAAAGATTTTGATCCAGATTGTGGTGACTCAGCTTACACAATGGGTATTGTGGACTTGTTACTTGAGTGCGTGGAATTATCATACAGACCTG AGGCTGGGGGTGTTAGGCTCAGGGAAGACATACGTAATGCACACGGTTACCACTTTCTTGTTCAGTTTGCCCTGGTTCTATCTTCCTCGCCAAAGAATCAGACGTTTGTATCCACTAGTTCATCTATCGATCAATATAGTGGTTCAGATGGCTCAGAAGTGTTTCCTGATGGTGGAAATACAAAAAGTAGAGAAAATGCTGATTCTTCGTCAGAAAAATTTTCTCCATCATTGTCGAGGTTGCTTGATGTCCTTGTCACCCTAGCTCAGACTGGTCCAGCTGAGCCATCTATAAGTAGGGCCTCACGTTCATCCCAAACGAAGCCAACTGGGCATAGCAGAAGTCCAACCCCATCTGTTGATAGTATATATGATGAAACATGGGAACAGGGAAGTAGTAAAGTTAAAGACCTGGAAGCTGTCCAAATGCTGCAAGATATCTTCCTGAAGGCAGAGAATAAGGATCTTCAGGCAGAAGTATTGAACAGAATGTTCAAGATATTCTCAAGCCACGTGGAAAACTATAGATTGTGTCAGGAATTAAGGACCGTTCCATTACTTGTCCTCAACATGGCGGGGTTTCCTTCCTCGCTGCAAGATATAATCCTCAAAATTCTTGAATATGCTGTCACAGTTGTGAATTGTGTTCCAGAGCAAGAATTGTTGTCCCTTTGTTGCTTATTGCAACAGCCAATCACATCTCAGTTGAAGCAGACCATACTTTCTTTCTTTGTGAAGCTCATATCGTTTGATCAACAATATAAGAAAGTCCTACGTGAAGTTGGTGTTTTGGAAGTCTTACAGGATGATTTGAAGCAGCACAAGCTTCTTATGGGTCCAGATCAGTATAGTGGAGTCTCTAACAATTCAGATCGGAAGCCTAGCGCAGGTAGCTTCAAAAAGCACTTAGATACTAAAGATGCCATCATTTCTTCACCAAAGTTGATGGAATCTGGGTCAGGAAAGTTACCTGTCTTTGAAGTTGACGACACTATTACTGTTGGTTGGGATTGCCTGATCTCTTTGTTGAAGAAAGCTGAGGCTAATCAGGCATCTTTCCGTGCGGCGAATGGTGTGACGATTATTCTTCCTTTCTTGATATCGGATGCCCATCGAACCGGTGTCTTGAGGGTCTTATCTTGTCTAATAACGGAAGACACTAAACAG GTCCATCATGAAGAATTAGGAGCTGTTGTTGATTTGTTGAAGAGTGGAATGGTCACTAGTATTTCTGGCCATCAGTACAAGCTTCATGATGATGCCAAATGTGATACAATGGGTGCTCTGTGGCGAATTGTTGGTGTCAATAGTTCTGCCCAAAGAGTCTTTGGCGAAGCCACTGGTTTCTCTCTTCTATTGACGACCCTTCATACTTTCCAGGGGAACAAAGAGAACATGGATGAGTCTGATTTGATGGTTTACATCAAATTGTTTAAATATCTATTTCGCCTTATGACAGCTGCCGTCTGTGAGAATGCTCTTAATAGGATGAAACTTCACGCTGTGATAACGTCTCAGACATTTTATGATCTCTTGGTGGAGTCTGGATTACTGTGTGTTGAGTTGGAAAGGCAGGTTATACAGCTGTTGTTAGAACTTGCACTTGAAGTGGTGGTTCCACCATTTTTGACATCAGAATCTACTGCCTCTGCTGCTACAACAGAAAGTGAAAAGACAACCTTTATTGTAACAACCCCATCAGGCCAATTCAATCCTGATAAGGAGAGAATCTACAATGCAGGTGCCGTTAGAGTTCTCATCCGTTCATTGTTGCTCTTTAGTCCGAAAATGCAGCTAGAACTTTTAAATCTTCTGGAATGTCTTGCGCGTGCCAGTCCTTTCAATCAGGAAAACCTCACATCAGTTG GCTGCGTGGAACTTCTGTTGGAGATAATTTACCCCTTTCTTCCGGGTTCAtctccatttctttcttatgcTTTGAAGATTGTGAAAATTCTTGGAGCATACAG ATTGTCCCCGTCTGAGCTTCGAATGCTGTTTAGATATGTTTTGCAAATGAGGATTATGAATTCAGGTCATGCAATAGTTGGGATGATGGAAAAGCTAATTATCATGGAAGACACAGCCTTGGAAAATCTATCCCTGGCTCCTTTTGTAGAGATGGACATGAGCAAAACTGGGCATGCTTCTGTTCAGGTGTCTCTGGGAGAAAGATCTTGGCCTCCTGCTGCTGGTTATTCATTTGTTTGTTGGTTCCAGTTTCGCAATTTCTTAACAACCCAAGAAAAAGAACCAGAAGCATCCAAATTTGGCACTTCATCAAAGAAGCGCACCTTGACTGCGCAACAACACGAACGGAACATATTTCGGATGTTTTCTGTTAGTGCTGTAAGCAATGAAAGTCCATTCTATGCAGAACTTTACTTTCAGGAGGATGGTATTTTGACCCTTGCCACTAGCAATTCAAGTTCATTGTCGTTTTCTGGATTGGAGATTGAAGAGGGCAGGTGGCATCACCTTGCTGTTGTTCATAGTAAACCGAATGCGCTTGCTGGGCTCTTCCAGGCTAGTGTTGCAACTGTCTATCTTGATGGGAAACTAAGGCATACGGGTAAATTGGGGTACTCTCCATCGCCTGTTGGAAAATCTTTGCAAGTAGTAGTTGGAACTCCAGCTACTTGTGCCAGAGTTAGTGATCTGACATGGAGAACACGCTCGTGTTATCTTTTCGAGGAGGTGCTCACATCAGGTTGCATTGGTTTCATGTACATTCTTGGTAGAGGGTACAAAGGTCTTTTCCAGGATGCGGATCTCTTACGCTTTGTGCCAAATCAGGCTTGTGGTGGGGGGAGCATGGCTATCCTGGACTCATTAGACAGTGATTTGACTTCATTGCCCAATGGGCAAAAGGTTGATGGAAGCAATAGACAAGGAGACTCTAGTGCTGATGGTAGTGGAATTGTCTGGGATCTTGAGAGGTTGGGGAATCTTTCCTTTCAGTTACCTGGCAAGAAACTTATTTTTGCATTTGATGGGACATGCTCTGAATTCATCCGTGCGTCTGGAAGTTTTTCCCTGCTTAATCTGGTTGACCCATTGTCCGCGGCTGCTTCTCCAATTGGAG GAATACCACGTTTTGGACGTCTGGTGGGAAATGTATGTATCTGCAGACAAAATGTTATTGGCGATACTATCCGCCCCGTGGGAGGAATGGCTGTTGTACTCGCGTTTGTCGAGGCTGCCGAATCTAGAGATATGCTACATATGGCTCTTTCATTGCTTGCTTGTGCGCTTCATCAAAACCCTCAGAATGTGAAAGATATGCAAACCATCAGGGGATATCATCTACTAGCACTATTTTTGCGTCCCAAAATGACCCTATTTGATATGCCGTCTTTGGAGATATTTTTCCAGATTGCTGCATGCGAGGCTTTGTTTTCGGAGCCAAAGAAACTGGAGAGTGGACAGAGTCATATTAATATGACACATACGGAGGCTGTATTCGAAAACAGCTATGAGGATCTTGGTCTTTCGAGATTCCGCTGCGAAAGTTCCTCAGTTGGGTCTCATGGGGATATGGATGACTTTTCTCTTCCCAAGGATTCTATTAGTCATCTTTCTGAGTTTGAAACCGATATCCCTGTTGAAACATCAAACTGCATTGTCTTATCCAACGCGGATATGATTGAACATGTCCTCTTGGACTGGACCCTTTGGGTAACATCCCCTATTTCCATCCAGATTGCTTTACTTGGTTTTCTGGAAAATCTGGTTTCAATGCATTGGTACAGGAACCACAATCTTACAATTCTGCGAAGAATCAATCTGGTGGAACATTTGTTAGTGACACTTCAGAGAGGTGACGTGGAAGTTCCGGTGCTGGAAAAATTAGTTGTTTTGCTTGGATGCATCTTAGAAGATGGCTTCCTGAGTGCTGAGCTTGAAAATGTGGTTAGGTTTGTGATTATGACATTTAATCCACCTGAAGTGAAGTCACGAAGCTCATTATTGCGCGAGTCAATGGGAAAGCATGTAATTGTGAGAAACATGCTTTTGGAAATGCTCATTGATCTCCAGGTGACAATAAAAGCAGAGGAACTTCTGGAGTTGTGGCATAAGATAGTCTCATCAAAATTAGTAACATACTTCCTCGATGAAGCTGTGCATCCTACAAGTATGAGATGGATCATGACCCTTCTTGGTGTTTCTCTTGCTTCTTCTCCTAACTTTTCCCTTAAATTTCGGACAAGTGGAGGTTATCAGGCGCTGATGCGAGTACTTGAGAACTTTTATGATTCCCCAGACATATATTACATACTGTTCTGCTTGATCTTTGGGAAACCTGTTCATCCAAGACTACCGGAGGTTCGGATGTTAGACTTTCATGCCCTAGTCCCGAATGATGGAAGCCATGTGGAGTTAAAATTCATAGATCTGTTGGATTCGGTGGTAGGAATGGCTAGATCTACTTATGACAGGTTGATCATGCAATCAATGCTCGCCCACCAGTCTGGAAATCTCTCTCAGGTCAGTGCCAGTCTTGTAGCAGAGCTTGTAGAGGGGGCAGAAATGACTGGGGAGCTTCAAGGGGAAGCTTTGATGCACAAAACGTATGCGGCACGTTTGATGGGTGGCGAAGCATCAGCTCCTGCTGCTGCGACGTCTGTTCTCCGGTTCATGGTTGACCTTTCCAAGATATGCCCTCAATTCTCTGCTGCTTGCAGGCGTGCAGACTTCGTTGAAAATTGTGCTGATCTTTACTTTTCCTGTGTCAG GGCTGCGTATGCTGTGAAGATGGCGAAACAGCTCTCTGTGAAGGCAGAAGAGAAGCATACAAATGATGACGATAACGGCTCACAAGGAACTCTCTTTAGCTTGCCTCATAACCAGGATAAGTCCGCTAAAACCTCCATCAGTGCTGGAAGTTTCCCTCAAGGGCAGGTCAGTCTTAGCTCTGAAGAAATGCCTTTATCGGCAAATTATGTGGTTCGAGATAAGATGGAGAACATTCTTACACCACCACCACAGGACGCAAGTAAATTATTTCAAGGTGTTGAAGATGTTAAGAAACAAGAAGGTAATCATGTCGGCCATGCATCAACTTCAAGTGAAAAGGATTTTCACGAtcgcaaagggaatgcaagtcAAGTTCAGGCAACAGATTCTCAGAGTTCTGCATCTTTCCCTATGATCGAGTCTCCCCTTTTATCTGAAAAATCAGGCCTCAAAGTCTCATTCACTCCATCACCATCTCCGGTTGTTGCACTTGCATCCTGGCTAGGCTCTAACTATAATGAATCTAAAAGTTCTACAGTGGGTTCTCCTTCTCTTGAATCGTATGTATCTGTTAATGAAGTTGATGCATCTTCAGAACGAAAGTCAGGCTCCCACGGGTCTTCTGCTGTCAGTGCCTTCTTTACAGTTAGCCCAAAACTTCTCCTCGAAATAGATGAAACTGGCTATGGTGGCGGGCCTTGTTCTGCCGGAGCGAGTGCCGTGTTAGATTTTATGGCAGAGGTACTTGCTGACTTAGTGACTGAACAGGTTAAAGCTGTACCGGTTCTGGAAAGCATATTGGAAATGGTTCCTTTCTATGTTGATCCTGAAAGTGTGCTGGTTTTTCAAGGCTTGTGCCTTAGCAGAGTCATGAACTATCTTGAAAGGCGTCTCTTGCGTGATGATGAAGAGGACGAGAAGAAGCTGGACAAGACTAAATGGTCTGCGAACTTGGATACGTTTTGCTGGATGATAGTGGACCGTGTTTATATGGGTGCATTTCCTCACCCCACTGGTGTTCTTAGAGCTCTTGAGTTTTTGTTGTCGATGTTGCAATTAGCTAACAAAGATGGTAGGGTTGAAGGAGTCTTTCCCTCAGGGAAAGGTTTGTTATCCCTTGGAAGAGCAACACGGCAGCTTGACGCTTATGTACACTCAATCCTGAAAAACACAAATAGAATGATACTATATTGTTTCCTGCCATCGTTCTTGATAACTATTGGAGAGGAGGAACTGTTATCACAACTGGGTTTACTTGTCGAATCCAAGAAGAGGCCATCTCCGAATCCAGCTGTTGATGAACATGGGATTGACATCTCAACAGTTCTGCAGTTGTTGGTCGCAAACAGGAGAATCATATTCTGCCCAAGCAATCTTgatactgatttgaattgctgTCTGTGTGTGAATTTAATCTCCCTGGTCCTTGACCAGAGAAAGAGTGTGCAAAACATGTCACTTGATATTGTCAAATATTTGCTGGTGCACCGAAGATCTGCCCTTGAGGATTTGCTCGTCACTAAACCAAACCaaggacaaaactttgatgttCTACATGGCGGTTTTGATAAGTTGTTGACTGGGAATCTACCAGAATTCTTCAAGTGGCTTGAAAGCTCGGAGAAGATTATTAACAAAGTACTGGAGCAGTGTGCTGCAATAATGTGGGTACAGTACATAGCTGGCTCAGCAAAATTTCCTGGTGTCAGGATAAAGGGGATGGAAAGTCGCCGGAAGAGAGAGATGGGGAGAAAATCACGAGATATGTCGAAATTGGACCTAAAACACTGGGATCAGTTGAATGAGCGGAGATATGCGCTTGAAGTATTGCGTGATGCCATGTCTACTGAGCTTAGAGTTGTTCGACAAAACAAATATGGTTGGATACTTCATGCTGAGAGCGAGTGGCAAACTCATCTCCAGCAGCTTGTGCATGAGCGTGGAATCTTCCCAATGCGTAAATCCAATGGTTCTGAAGATCCGGAATGGCAGCTCTGTCCGATTGAAGGTCCGTACAGAATGCGCAAAAAGCTTGAACGATGTAAGCTAAAAATTGATAGCATGCAGAATGTTCTTGATGGAAAGTTGGAACTTGGAGAAATTGAGCTTCCCAAAGCCAAAAATGAAGATGAGCAAATTATTTCTGACACGGATTCTGATCCAGCTTTCCTGCTCAGTGAACTTTATGATGAGTCGTTTTTGAAAGAATCAGATGATTTTAAAGATGTCGCTTCTGCCAGAAATGGATGGAATGATGATAGAGCTAGCAGTACAAACGAAGCAAGTCTTCATTCTGCTCTTGACTTTGGTGCCAAATCTAGTACAGCATCTGTGCCAATAACAGACAACACCCATGCAAAATCTGAGACTGGCTCTCCAAGACATTCATCTTCTGCTAAAATGGATGACACAAAAGGCCCGGAGGAAAAATCAGAGAAGGAACTGAATGATGATGGTGAGTATTTGATCAGGCCATATCTGGAGCATCTTGAAAAGATTAGGTTCAGATACAACTGCGAGAGAGTTGTTGATCTCGACAAGCATGATGGAATCTTCTTAATAGGGGAGTTCTGTCTGTATGTGATAGAAAACTTTTATATTGACGATGATGGGTGTATCTGTGAGAAGGAATGCGAAGATGAGTTATCTGTTATTGATCAAGCGTTGGGTGTGAAAAAAGATGTCTCCGGAAGCCTGGATTTCCAATCTAAGTCTAGCACATCATGGACGACAGCAGTGAAATCCGGAGCTGTAGGGGGAAGAGCATGGGCATATGGTGGTGGTGCTTGGGGAAAAGAAAAAATGGGCACGACTGGCAACTTGCCGCATCCTTGGCGTATGTGGAAGCTTGATAATGttcatgaaattttaaaacgtgATTACCAGCTACGTCCGGTTGCCATTGAGATCTTTAGTATGGATGGATGTAATGATCTCCTCGTGTTCCACAAGAAAGAGAGGGAAGAAGTTTTCAAAAATCTGGTTGCCATGAATCTTCCAAGGAACAGCAT GCTCGACACAACCATTTCAGGATCAGCAAAACAGGAAAGTAATGAGGGAAGCCGCCTTTTCAGATTAATGGCGAATTCATTCTCAAAAAGATGGCAAAATGGGGAGATCAGCAATTTCCATTACCTAATGCATCTCAATACCCTAGCAGGACGTGGATACAGTGATCTCACGCAGTATCCGGTATTTCCTTGGGTTCTCGCAGATTATGATAGTGAGAGTCTTGATTTGTCAGATCCCAAAACATTCCGCAAGCTTCATAAACCAATGGGTTGCCAGACACCTGAAGGAGAGGAAGAATTTAGGAAACG ATATGAGAGCTGGGATGATCCTGAGGTTCCAAAATTTCATTATGGTTCTCACTATTCAAGTGCTGGAATTGTCCTGTTTTACCTTATTCGTCTCCCACCGTTCAGTGCTGAAAATCAGAAGCTACAGGGCGGTCAGTTTGATCATGCTGATAGACTCTTCAATAGTATAAAAGAAACTTGGCTTAGTGCATCTGGAAAAGGAAATACTTCAGATGTAAAAGAACTCATTCCTGAATTCTTCTACATGCCAGAGTTTTTGGAAAACAGGTTCAGCCTTGATTTGGGTGAAAAACAGTCAGGAGAGAGG GTTGGTGAAGTCTTTCTGCCTCCGTGGGCTAGAGGTAGTGTTCGTGAGTTCATCCTCAAGCACAGAGAAGCGCTGGAGTCAGATTATGTCTCAGAGAATCTGCATCATTGGATAGATCTCATCTTTGGGTACAAACAGAGAGGAAAG GCTGCAGAAGAAGCTGTAAATGTTTTCTATCATTACACGTACGAGGGAAATGTTGATATTGATGCTGTTACCGATCCCGCAATGAAAGCTTCCATACTAGCGCAGATTAATCATTTTGGGCAAACTCCGAAGCAACTATTCCAGAAACCTCATGTCAAAAGGAGAACAGACCGAAAAATCCCTCTCCACCCTCTGAAACATTCGACGCATCTAGTTCCTCACGAGACACGTAAATGTTCATCTTCTATAAGCCAGATCATTACTTTGCACGACAAGGTGCTCGTTGCCGGGGCTAACTGCTTCCTGAAACCTAGTGGCTATACGAAATACATAACGTGGGGTTTCCCAGACAGGAGCTTGAGATTTATGAGCTATGATCAGGACAAACTGCTATCAACTCATGAGAATCTCCACGAAAGCAACCAGATCCAGTGTGCTGGTGTTAGTCACGATGGACGCATTGTGGTCACTGGAGCAGAAGATGGTCTAGTTTGCGTGTGGAGAGTGAGCAAGGATGGGCCCCGTGGTTCACGACGGTTACGGTTAGAGAAAGCCCTATGTGCTCACACAGCTACAGTCACGTGTCTACGCGTAAGCCAACCGTACATGATGATTGCGAGTGGGTCTGATGACTGCACAGTTATAATATGGGATCTCAGTTCGTTGAGTTTTGTGAGACAGCTTCCTAACTTCCCAGTTCCCATTACAGCAATCTACATAAATGACCTTACCGGGGAAATTGTAACTGCTGCTGGAACTGTCCTTGCGGTTTGGAGCATCAACGGTGATTGCCTCGCTGTGGCTAACACTTCGCAGTTACCATCTGATTCGGTATTATCTGTAACGGGATCGACATCTTCTGACTGGCTTGAAACAGCCTGGTATGTAACTGGTCATCAGAGTGGAGCTGTTAAAATATGGCGGATGATACATTGTACTGATCCGTTGAGTGCCGAGAGCAAAACAAGTAGTAGCAACAGAACAGGAGGGTTGAATTTGGGTGATCAAGTGCCAGAGTACAAGTTGATACTACACAAGGTGTTGAAATTCCATAAGCAAGCGGTCACCGCTCTCCATCTCACGAGCGACCTTAAGCAGTTACTGAGCGGCGATTCAGCTGGACAGCTGCTTTCATGGACATTACCAGATGAGACATTAAGAGCTTCAATGAAACAGGCATCACTGAAACAAGCTTCAATGAAACAGGCTTCATAG